From Nitrospira sp., the proteins below share one genomic window:
- the thiS gene encoding sulfur carrier protein ThiS → MSNGIQIHVNGEARGWRAGGTIADLLQELAIKNERVAVELNLEILDRKDFGHRSLKDGDRVEILSFIGGGC, encoded by the coding sequence ATGTCGAACGGAATACAGATTCACGTGAATGGCGAAGCGCGCGGGTGGCGGGCCGGCGGCACGATCGCGGATCTGCTGCAGGAACTCGCCATCAAGAATGAGCGCGTTGCGGTGGAATTGAATCTCGAAATTCTCGACCGGAAGGACTTCGGCCATCGCAGCTTGAAGGATGGCGACCGGGTGGAGATTCTGAGTTTCATCGGCGGCGGCTGCTGA
- the dop gene encoding depupylase/deamidase Dop: protein MQDQPSTSLPRVIGTETEFGIAAKEAAAADPVSGSIAAIGHYKGLPAPDAIWDYENENPLLDARGFEVEGERERPNPDYNRQLNKVLANGGRLYVDGAHPEYSIPECSNAREVVAFERVGERILAQSLQELTRVRGREQYVLYKNNSDGKGNSYGYHENYLVARSVSFDQIARALAPFFVTRPIIAGAGKVGAENQTSPAEYQISQRADFFECLLDLNTMVKRPIINTRDEPHAEYSKYRRLHVIVGDANMAEISTYLKVGTLSMVLEMLEAGAELPQIELDEPVRAIKQVSRDLDMKQTIKLAGGRPTTAVAVQRAYLNAAKTFYATHRRDEVQQDVLRRWESVLDRLEKDPRLLVRELDWVAKRHMIESYMERKGCGWTDPRAKLMDLQYHDIRQEKGLFYTLERGNLIERIVSEDEIVRAEHLPPPGTRAYFRGRCVSKFATSLYGVSWTSVLFDFGNATITRIPLMDPNRGTAALTGPLLESADSAAALLAKLKS from the coding sequence ATGCAAGACCAGCCATCGACCAGCCTCCCCCGCGTCATCGGCACAGAAACGGAGTTCGGAATCGCCGCCAAGGAAGCGGCCGCGGCCGATCCTGTGTCGGGATCGATCGCGGCGATCGGCCATTACAAGGGGCTGCCGGCGCCCGACGCCATTTGGGACTATGAAAATGAAAACCCGTTGCTGGATGCCCGCGGGTTCGAGGTGGAGGGCGAACGGGAGCGGCCGAATCCGGACTACAATCGCCAGCTGAACAAGGTCTTGGCGAACGGCGGCCGGCTGTATGTGGATGGCGCGCATCCCGAGTATTCCATTCCGGAATGTTCCAATGCCAGAGAAGTCGTCGCGTTCGAGCGCGTCGGAGAGCGCATCCTGGCCCAGAGCCTCCAGGAATTGACGCGGGTGCGCGGGCGCGAGCAATACGTCCTCTACAAGAACAATTCCGACGGCAAGGGCAACAGTTACGGCTATCACGAGAATTATCTGGTGGCGCGCTCGGTGTCGTTCGATCAGATCGCGCGCGCCCTCGCGCCCTTCTTTGTGACCAGGCCCATTATCGCGGGCGCGGGGAAGGTCGGAGCGGAAAACCAGACAAGCCCCGCCGAGTACCAGATTTCACAACGGGCCGATTTTTTCGAATGTCTTCTTGATCTCAACACGATGGTCAAGCGGCCCATCATTAACACCAGGGATGAGCCGCATGCGGAATACAGCAAGTATCGGCGCCTGCATGTCATCGTGGGCGATGCCAACATGGCGGAGATTTCGACCTATCTGAAGGTCGGGACCTTGAGCATGGTGCTGGAGATGCTGGAGGCCGGGGCCGAGCTGCCGCAGATCGAGTTGGACGAGCCGGTTCGGGCGATCAAACAGGTCTCCCGCGATCTGGACATGAAGCAGACGATCAAGCTGGCCGGAGGGCGTCCGACGACGGCGGTGGCGGTTCAGCGCGCCTATCTTAATGCGGCGAAGACATTTTACGCCACGCACCGGCGCGATGAGGTGCAGCAGGATGTCTTGCGCCGGTGGGAGTCGGTGCTGGATCGTCTGGAAAAGGATCCGCGGCTGCTCGTGCGGGAGCTGGACTGGGTCGCCAAGCGCCACATGATCGAATCCTATATGGAGCGGAAGGGCTGTGGCTGGACGGATCCGCGGGCCAAGCTCATGGATTTGCAATATCATGACATCCGTCAGGAGAAGGGGCTGTTCTATACGCTGGAGCGGGGCAATCTGATCGAGCGGATCGTGAGCGAGGACGAGATCGTTCGGGCCGAGCACCTGCCGCCTCCCGGCACCAGGGCGTATTTCCGTGGCCGGTGTGTGAGCAAGTTCGCCACGTCGCTGTATGGCGTGAGCTGGACATCGGTCCTCTTCGATTTCGGGAATGCGACGATCACGCGCATTCCGCTCATGGATCCCAACCGGGGAACCGCCGCGCTGACGGGGCCGTTGCTGGAGAGCGCGGACAGCGCCGCGGCGTTGCTCGCGAAGTTGAAATCTTAA
- the prcB gene encoding proteasome subunit beta: MKLPYLPNHDEPSFFDFLSQHYPGLTLGRTGAGPLGNLQDPSRAGGPLSVPHATTVLAIKYQQGVVIAGDRRATEGFQIADRRIEKVFKIDDYSAMAIAGAAGPCIEMAKLFQTELEHYEKLEGMPLSCEGKANKLGQMVKANLPMVFQGLVVMPLYVGYDLKRGEGRIFKYDITGGRYEESDYHAIGSGGKDARNTMREHFQRQLPEAEALKLALMSLYNAADDDVGTGGPDLVRGIYPTAKYVTAKGIADVPDDRIRSVFDGLIATRRSKES; encoded by the coding sequence ATGAAACTTCCCTATCTGCCGAATCACGACGAGCCGAGTTTCTTCGACTTTCTCTCACAGCACTATCCGGGGCTGACACTGGGGCGGACGGGGGCGGGGCCGCTGGGGAACCTGCAGGATCCCTCGCGCGCCGGGGGGCCGCTGTCGGTGCCGCATGCGACGACCGTGCTGGCGATTAAGTATCAGCAGGGCGTGGTGATTGCGGGCGACCGGCGGGCGACCGAAGGGTTTCAAATCGCCGACCGCCGGATCGAGAAAGTGTTCAAGATCGACGACTATTCCGCCATGGCCATCGCCGGCGCGGCCGGCCCCTGCATCGAGATGGCCAAGCTGTTTCAGACAGAACTGGAACATTACGAAAAACTGGAAGGGATGCCGCTCTCCTGCGAAGGCAAGGCCAATAAGCTCGGTCAAATGGTGAAGGCCAATCTGCCGATGGTGTTTCAGGGGTTGGTCGTCATGCCCTTGTATGTGGGATACGATCTCAAGCGCGGCGAGGGGCGCATTTTCAAATACGACATCACGGGAGGGCGGTACGAAGAGTCCGACTACCATGCGATTGGGTCAGGGGGGAAGGATGCGCGCAATACGATGCGCGAGCATTTCCAGCGGCAGCTCCCGGAGGCCGAGGCCCTCAAGCTGGCTCTGATGTCGCTCTACAACGCCGCCGATGACGACGTCGGGACAGGCGGACCTGATTTGGTGCGCGGCATCTATCCCACCGCGAAGTACGTCACCGCCAAGGGCATCGCCGATGTGCCGGACGACCGGATCCGTTCCGTGTTCGACGGATTGATTGCCACGCGCCGCTCGAAGGAGAGCTAG
- a CDS encoding histidinol-phosphatase: MHTRNQQLAQLFQAMATRLAAQRANPYRVRAYRQAAESILALEEEIGAVAQRNALEDIEGIGKDLAGKIREFLETGKIRAYEELITPLPPDVKSWAQLPGLSDPLVSYLYLRLGIRTLTDLEQLVQSHLLRTIPGFTGSEEVLLQAIRQQRKPLPG, encoded by the coding sequence TTGCACACGCGGAACCAACAATTGGCGCAACTCTTCCAAGCGATGGCCACGCGCTTAGCGGCGCAACGGGCCAACCCCTATCGCGTACGGGCCTATCGCCAGGCGGCGGAATCCATTCTGGCCCTCGAAGAAGAGATCGGCGCGGTGGCCCAGCGCAACGCGCTGGAAGACATCGAAGGGATCGGCAAAGATCTGGCTGGGAAAATCAGGGAATTTCTGGAGACGGGAAAAATCCGCGCCTACGAAGAACTGATCACGCCGCTCCCGCCTGACGTGAAAAGCTGGGCGCAGCTGCCGGGATTATCCGACCCGCTGGTGAGCTATCTCTACCTCCGGCTGGGAATCCGGACCCTCACGGACCTGGAGCAGCTCGTCCAATCCCATCTCCTGCGAACCATCCCGGGCTTCACAGGATCGGAAGAGGTGCTGCTCCAGGCCATTCGGCAACAGCGCAAGCCCCTTCCGGGCTAG
- the thiE gene encoding thiamine phosphate synthase — MPSVDFRLLLVTDRGQVCDESLSGAVRLAVEAGLPAVQLRERDLPTGDLLALARTIHDITKPRGVPLLINDRVDLALALDLDGVHLRANSLPVSVARRLLGGHRLLGVSTHSIDEVRRANDDGADYVIVGPVFDTPSKRAFGMPLGLERLAEACGGSSIPVFAIGGITRERIADVRRAGAYGVAMIGGILGRRDVGTATAEMCAALRAS, encoded by the coding sequence ATGCCTTCCGTTGATTTCCGTCTTCTCCTGGTGACCGACCGGGGCCAGGTGTGTGACGAATCGCTTTCCGGGGCTGTGCGGCTGGCCGTCGAGGCCGGGTTGCCGGCTGTGCAATTACGCGAGCGTGATCTGCCGACCGGCGATCTGCTGGCGTTAGCCCGAACGATCCACGACATCACGAAACCACGGGGCGTGCCGCTCCTGATCAATGACCGGGTCGATCTCGCGCTGGCCTTGGATCTCGACGGGGTCCATTTGCGGGCCAACAGTCTGCCGGTGTCGGTGGCGCGACGTCTCCTGGGCGGTCATCGTCTTCTGGGTGTCTCAACCCATTCCATTGATGAAGTGCGGCGGGCGAATGATGACGGCGCCGACTATGTGATTGTCGGGCCAGTCTTCGATACGCCGTCGAAGCGGGCGTTCGGCATGCCGTTGGGATTAGAGCGGCTGGCGGAAGCCTGCGGCGGTTCTTCGATTCCGGTGTTCGCGATCGGAGGCATCACGCGTGAACGGATCGCTGACGTGCGGCGTGCGGGTGCGTATGGGGTGGCCATGATCGGCGGGATTCTCGGCCGCCGGGATGTCGGCACGGCGACCGCAGAGATGTGCGCGGCGTTACGAGCATCATGA
- a CDS encoding thiazole synthase, which produces MATNDRLTIAGHEFRSRLWVGTGKYKDFEETKKAIEASGADVVTVAVRRVNITDRSKENLLDYIDPKKYTILPNTAGCYTVEDAVRYARLARAAGVSDLVKLEVLGDERTLFPDTAGLIEAAKILIKEGFIVLPYTNDDPIVAKKLVDIGCPAVMPLAAPIGSGLGIRNPYNLKIIMETVKVPIIVDAGVGTASDAALAMEYGADAVLMNTAIAGAQDPIMMAEAMKYAVDAGRLAYKAGRIPRKLYATASSPIEGML; this is translated from the coding sequence ATGGCGACGAACGATAGATTGACGATTGCCGGCCACGAGTTTCGCTCGCGTCTCTGGGTCGGGACGGGCAAATACAAAGATTTTGAGGAGACCAAGAAGGCCATCGAGGCCTCCGGAGCGGATGTGGTCACCGTCGCGGTGCGGCGGGTGAACATCACGGACCGGTCCAAAGAGAATCTCCTCGACTACATCGATCCCAAGAAGTACACGATTCTGCCGAACACGGCCGGCTGCTATACGGTGGAAGACGCCGTGCGCTACGCGCGACTGGCCAGGGCCGCCGGGGTGTCGGACCTGGTCAAGCTGGAAGTCCTGGGCGACGAACGGACTCTGTTCCCGGATACGGCCGGGTTGATCGAAGCGGCCAAGATCCTGATCAAGGAAGGGTTCATCGTGTTGCCCTACACGAACGACGATCCGATTGTCGCCAAGAAGCTGGTCGATATCGGTTGCCCGGCCGTCATGCCTCTGGCAGCCCCCATCGGGTCCGGTTTGGGGATCCGCAATCCGTACAATCTCAAGATCATCATGGAAACGGTGAAGGTGCCGATCATCGTCGATGCCGGAGTCGGGACGGCGTCGGATGCCGCGCTGGCGATGGAATATGGGGCTGATGCTGTCTTGATGAACACGGCGATTGCCGGCGCGCAGGATCCGATTATGATGGCCGAGGCCATGAAGTATGCGGTGGATGCCGGACGGTTGGCCTACAAGGCGGGCCGCATCCCGCGCAAGCTCTATGCAACGGCCAGCAGCCCGATCGAAGGGATGCTCTAA
- a CDS encoding S41 family peptidase yields the protein MEQQPRRKSWVIGPMIVLALLCGVLIGKGWERTGHASETYEELKTFSEVLNQVQRHYVDETKTKELVQGAIRGMLATLDPHSAYMTPEMYKEMQVETKGEFGGVGIQIGVKDSRLAVIAPIEGTPAQRAGIKAGDFIVKVNDDTTKDLTLMDAVAKMRGPKGTKVNLTIQREGTPDPLVFTLVRDTIKIESVKSKVIDNLGYVRLTQFQEATGRDLAKAIKQFREQKVQGAILDLRNNPGGLLTAAVDVSEQFLPNGKLVVFTKSREGKKDEWFAKSKDQLEELPVIVMVNEGSASASEIVAGALQDYGRAVIVGTTSFGKGSVQTILPLGDGSGLRLTTAKYYTPKGRSIQSTGITPDIVVKLPAPSTAKDGKPAEKEPDTKAVKPLVGKEKEALPHSNGKTPEEAGGKGGPAPQAPPLDSAGDPSLEQDVQLQKAVELLKSWKIFKEMKVS from the coding sequence ATGGAACAGCAGCCGCGGCGAAAGTCTTGGGTGATCGGGCCGATGATCGTGCTGGCCCTCCTGTGCGGGGTGCTCATCGGCAAGGGCTGGGAGCGGACCGGCCACGCGAGCGAGACCTATGAGGAGCTCAAGACCTTTTCGGAAGTGCTGAATCAGGTGCAACGGCATTATGTCGATGAGACGAAAACCAAGGAACTCGTGCAGGGCGCGATCCGGGGCATGCTGGCTACGCTCGATCCGCATTCCGCCTACATGACCCCCGAGATGTATAAGGAAATGCAGGTGGAGACGAAGGGGGAGTTCGGCGGCGTGGGGATCCAGATCGGCGTGAAGGACAGCCGGCTGGCGGTCATTGCGCCGATCGAAGGCACGCCGGCGCAGCGCGCAGGCATCAAGGCCGGCGACTTCATCGTGAAAGTGAATGACGACACGACCAAGGACCTCACGCTGATGGATGCCGTGGCGAAGATGCGGGGTCCCAAAGGGACGAAGGTGAATCTCACGATTCAACGCGAGGGGACTCCCGATCCGCTCGTGTTTACGCTGGTGCGCGATACCATCAAGATCGAGAGCGTGAAGTCGAAAGTCATCGACAATCTTGGCTACGTGCGCCTCACGCAATTCCAGGAAGCGACGGGCCGGGACTTGGCCAAAGCGATCAAGCAATTCCGCGAGCAGAAAGTGCAGGGGGCGATTTTGGATTTGCGCAACAACCCCGGCGGTTTGCTGACGGCGGCGGTCGATGTGTCGGAGCAATTTCTCCCGAACGGCAAGCTCGTGGTGTTTACCAAGAGCCGGGAAGGGAAGAAGGACGAATGGTTCGCGAAATCCAAGGATCAGCTGGAAGAGTTGCCGGTCATCGTGATGGTAAATGAAGGGTCGGCCAGCGCGTCTGAAATCGTGGCCGGTGCGCTGCAAGACTATGGCCGAGCCGTGATTGTCGGGACGACGTCCTTTGGAAAGGGCTCTGTGCAGACCATTCTGCCCTTGGGCGATGGGTCAGGCCTCCGATTGACGACGGCGAAGTATTACACGCCAAAGGGCCGGTCGATTCAGTCTACCGGCATCACGCCGGATATCGTGGTGAAGCTGCCTGCGCCGTCCACTGCGAAAGACGGGAAGCCGGCCGAGAAAGAGCCGGATACCAAGGCGGTGAAGCCGCTGGTCGGAAAAGAGAAAGAGGCGCTGCCTCATTCCAATGGCAAGACCCCGGAGGAGGCAGGGGGCAAGGGTGGACCGGCACCGCAAGCGCCGCCGCTCGATAGCGCGGGCGATCCCTCGCTTGAGCAGGATGTGCAGCTCCAAAAAGCCGTGGAATTGCTCAAGAGCTGGAAGATCTTTAAAGAGATGAAAGTGTCCTAG
- the arc gene encoding proteasome ATPase, with protein sequence MADKKSDSSRLRSLRDSVKKITNRLSEGNADVIHKHEDHAREVEKLRVQIQSMEEEIRRLYQSRYQLDQATKQNDKLVATLQEAKAHIEALRAEVEKLTAPPSTYAIFSSMNEDGTGNVFISGRKMKVSLHPAIKSQALRRGQEVVLNEALNVIETKGFEVQGEVVRLKDMLEGNRALVTLHFDEEKVAELADPLLVERLSVGDHLLYDPRSGYVVEKLPKSEAEELVLEEVPDVDYEHIGGLQKELEHVRDAVELPFLHAELFAEFKLSAPKGVLLYGPPGCGKTLIAKAVANSIAKKLGHLTGKQIRSYFLHVKGPELLNKYVGESERQVREVFKKAKERAADGNPVIVFFDEMDALFRTRGTGISSDIESTIVPQFLSEIDGVERLRNVIVIGASNRQDLIDPAVLRAGRLDVKVKVGRPDAAAARDIFSKYLSVELPFAPEELAQHGGDRNALVEKFTTLTVETMYASTEENKFIEVTYANGEKEVLYFKDFASGALIEGIVSRAKKYAVKRAIAQEGVGLRSEDLVRAIREEFKEHEDLPNTTNPDDWAKVAGKKGEKIVHIRTISGGPAESRQIETVTTGHYL encoded by the coding sequence ATGGCGGATAAAAAGAGCGATTCGAGCCGGCTCCGGTCCCTCCGAGATTCCGTGAAGAAGATCACGAATCGGCTGTCAGAGGGGAATGCGGACGTGATTCACAAACACGAAGACCATGCCCGCGAAGTCGAAAAACTTCGCGTTCAAATTCAGTCGATGGAAGAAGAAATCCGTCGGCTGTATCAATCCCGCTACCAACTCGATCAAGCCACCAAACAGAACGACAAGCTCGTGGCGACCTTGCAGGAAGCGAAGGCGCACATCGAAGCGCTGCGCGCCGAAGTCGAAAAGCTCACGGCCCCGCCCTCGACCTACGCCATCTTCTCTTCGATGAACGAGGATGGAACGGGGAATGTGTTTATCTCCGGCCGCAAGATGAAGGTGAGCCTGCACCCAGCCATCAAGAGCCAGGCCTTGCGCCGTGGGCAGGAAGTCGTCCTCAACGAAGCGCTCAATGTCATCGAGACCAAAGGTTTCGAGGTGCAGGGCGAAGTGGTCCGGCTCAAGGATATGCTGGAGGGCAACCGCGCGCTGGTCACGCTGCATTTCGATGAAGAGAAGGTCGCGGAACTGGCCGATCCGCTCCTGGTCGAGCGGCTCAGCGTGGGCGACCATCTGCTCTATGATCCGCGCTCCGGCTATGTGGTCGAAAAGCTGCCCAAGTCGGAGGCCGAAGAGCTGGTCCTCGAAGAAGTGCCGGATGTGGACTACGAGCACATCGGCGGGCTGCAAAAGGAGCTTGAGCATGTGCGCGATGCCGTGGAGCTGCCCTTTCTCCATGCGGAGCTGTTTGCGGAATTCAAGCTGAGCGCTCCCAAAGGCGTGTTGCTCTATGGTCCTCCCGGTTGCGGGAAAACGTTGATCGCCAAGGCTGTGGCCAATTCCATCGCCAAGAAGCTGGGCCATCTCACCGGCAAGCAGATTCGGAGCTACTTTCTGCATGTGAAGGGGCCGGAGCTGCTCAATAAATATGTCGGCGAATCGGAACGGCAGGTGCGTGAAGTTTTTAAGAAGGCCAAAGAGCGGGCGGCCGATGGTAATCCCGTCATCGTGTTCTTCGACGAGATGGACGCGCTCTTCAGGACGCGCGGCACCGGGATTTCCTCCGACATCGAATCCACGATCGTGCCGCAGTTCCTGTCCGAGATCGACGGCGTCGAGCGGCTGCGGAACGTCATCGTGATTGGCGCGAGCAATCGGCAGGATCTGATCGACCCCGCCGTGCTGCGGGCGGGCCGTCTCGACGTCAAAGTCAAAGTCGGGCGTCCGGATGCGGCGGCGGCCCGGGATATTTTCTCGAAGTATCTTTCCGTCGAGCTGCCCTTTGCGCCGGAAGAGCTGGCGCAGCATGGCGGAGACCGGAACGCCCTCGTGGAGAAGTTTACGACGCTGACCGTCGAGACCATGTATGCCTCGACGGAAGAGAACAAGTTCATAGAAGTCACCTATGCCAACGGCGAAAAGGAAGTGCTGTACTTCAAGGATTTTGCCAGCGGCGCCTTGATCGAAGGCATCGTGTCCCGCGCGAAGAAATACGCGGTGAAGCGGGCGATCGCGCAGGAAGGGGTTGGGCTGCGGTCTGAGGATCTCGTCCGCGCCATCCGTGAAGAGTTCAAGGAGCACGAAGATCTTCCGAACACGACGAATCCCGACGACTGGGCAAAGGTGGCCGGCAAGAAGGGCGAGAAGATCGTGCATATCCGGACGATTAGCGGCGGCCCGGCCGAATCGCGGCAGATTGAAACCGTGACCACAGGCCACTACTTGTAG
- the pafA gene encoding Pup--protein ligase has translation MKHRIFGLENEYGLIFSPNGRIYLPMEKVLGYIFEGLIPNSWPSNAFLVNGARFYQDTGCHPEYSTPECDNVLDLVTHDKAGERLLEACLPAAEERLREEGLSGEIYIFKNNTDSLGNTYGCHENFLMRRDVDFWKVTEQLIPFFVSRQVYSGAGKVLKVSGRPQYFISQRAQHIHEKTSSSTTSSRSIINTRDEPHADAERYRRLHIIVGDSNMSEFVTYVKVGTAALMLSMIEEGYVVHGMELEDPVKAIREISRDPTLKKKVKLDDGRQLTAIEIQRVYLDRAQQYLAQQEHDPVHDDVFHKWATLLDKLEDDPMQLVHQVDWVAKKHLIQSYVDKKGCGWDDPRVYLLDLQFHDVKRTRGLYYLMESKGLIDRMVEEDAVQRAMSNPPQTTRAKVRGDFIRFARAKNRSYTVDWTYLKLNGYWEETILCMDPFSSTNRRVDELLSQMSGLRFGR, from the coding sequence ATGAAGCACAGGATCTTCGGCCTCGAAAATGAGTACGGCCTGATCTTTTCGCCGAACGGGCGCATCTACCTGCCGATGGAGAAAGTCCTCGGCTACATCTTCGAAGGACTCATCCCCAATAGCTGGCCGTCCAACGCGTTTCTGGTGAACGGGGCGCGCTTTTACCAGGACACCGGCTGCCATCCCGAGTATTCGACTCCCGAATGCGACAACGTTCTTGACCTCGTGACCCATGACAAGGCCGGGGAGCGCTTGCTGGAAGCCTGTTTGCCGGCGGCGGAAGAACGCCTCCGCGAAGAAGGCCTGTCCGGCGAAATCTATATCTTCAAGAACAACACCGATTCACTGGGGAATACCTACGGGTGCCATGAAAACTTTCTGATGCGGCGGGATGTGGATTTTTGGAAAGTGACGGAGCAGCTGATCCCGTTTTTCGTGAGCCGGCAGGTCTATTCTGGCGCAGGCAAGGTGTTGAAGGTCTCCGGCAGGCCGCAGTACTTCATCTCGCAGCGCGCGCAGCACATTCATGAAAAGACCTCGTCTTCGACCACCTCCTCGCGCAGCATCATCAACACGCGGGACGAGCCGCATGCCGATGCCGAGCGCTATCGCCGGCTGCACATCATCGTCGGCGACTCCAACATGTCGGAGTTCGTCACCTATGTGAAAGTCGGCACGGCGGCGCTGATGCTCTCCATGATCGAAGAGGGCTATGTCGTCCATGGGATGGAACTCGAAGATCCGGTCAAGGCGATCCGCGAGATCTCCCGCGATCCCACGCTGAAAAAGAAAGTGAAGCTGGACGACGGCCGCCAGTTGACGGCCATCGAAATCCAGCGCGTGTATCTCGACCGGGCGCAGCAATATCTGGCGCAGCAGGAGCACGATCCGGTCCATGACGATGTGTTCCACAAGTGGGCCACGCTGCTCGATAAGCTGGAAGACGACCCCATGCAGCTGGTGCATCAGGTGGACTGGGTCGCCAAGAAGCATCTGATTCAATCCTATGTCGATAAGAAGGGCTGCGGCTGGGACGATCCCCGCGTGTACCTGCTCGATTTGCAATTCCATGATGTGAAGCGGACGCGCGGATTGTATTATCTGATGGAGTCCAAGGGGCTGATCGACCGGATGGTGGAAGAAGACGCGGTGCAGCGGGCCATGTCGAATCCGCCGCAGACGACCAGAGCAAAAGTGCGGGGGGACTTTATCCGGTTCGCCAGGGCGAAGAACCGGTCCTACACCGTCGATTGGACCTATCTCAAGTTGAACGGCTACTGGGAGGAAACGATTCTCTGCATGGATCCGTTCAGCTCGACCAATCGCCGGGTGGATGAGTTATTATCGCAAATGTCGGGATTGAGGTTCGGCCGATGA
- the prcA gene encoding proteasome subunit alpha: MPMPYYVSPEQMMQDKAEYAKKGIAKGRSSIAMEYADGVLFTADNPSASLHKISEVYDNIAFAGAGKYSEFENLRKAGIRHADLKGFMYSREDVTARSLANGYSQSLGTIFSQEMKPLEVEILVVQVGTNGQPNEIYRISFDGSIIDEKSVAVIGGKSETVLAALKEKATGQLPSLKAALGFCVSALDQTPNQKLTPEGLEVAVLERSRPGRKFRRLTPVEVRQLLSA; encoded by the coding sequence ATGCCGATGCCCTATTACGTGTCTCCCGAGCAGATGATGCAGGACAAGGCGGAGTATGCCAAGAAGGGCATCGCCAAGGGCCGCTCCAGCATCGCCATGGAATATGCCGATGGGGTGCTGTTTACGGCGGACAATCCGAGCGCCTCGCTGCACAAGATTTCCGAAGTCTACGACAACATCGCTTTTGCCGGGGCCGGGAAGTACAGCGAGTTTGAAAATCTCCGCAAAGCCGGCATTCGCCATGCGGATCTCAAGGGCTTCATGTACAGCCGGGAGGATGTCACTGCCCGCTCGCTGGCCAACGGCTACTCCCAAAGCCTGGGCACGATCTTCAGCCAGGAGATGAAGCCGCTGGAAGTGGAGATTCTCGTGGTGCAGGTCGGGACGAACGGCCAGCCGAACGAAATCTACCGGATTTCATTCGACGGCAGCATCATCGACGAGAAATCGGTTGCGGTCATCGGCGGCAAGTCTGAGACGGTCCTCGCCGCCCTCAAAGAGAAGGCCACCGGCCAGCTGCCGTCGCTCAAGGCCGCATTGGGCTTTTGTGTCTCAGCTCTGGATCAGACCCCCAATCAGAAACTGACCCCCGAAGGCCTGGAAGTGGCTGTGCTCGAACGGTCCCGGCCCGGCCGCAAGTTCAGGCGCCTCACTCCCGTCGAAGTGCGGCAGCTCCTCTCTGCATAG